From Pseudoalteromonas sp. Scap06:
GCAGATTGTTTTTTAAGAATAGGTCCTACAGGTGAGTGGGATACGGGGGCATCGCAAGTTATTGTTGAAGAAGCGGGCGGCTGTATTACCGACGCTGAATTTAATCCTTTAACGTATAACCAAAGAGAAAGCACAGAAAATCCTGACTTTATTGTTATGGGTCATCCCGACTGGGAGTGGCAAAAAATGATAAATCCACATCAACGATTACTGTAAACACCACTGTTTGATGGGTTTTTGTTCACTTAAACGCTTTTAATTAGTAAAACCTTGCATTATAGGTTTATTCCTATATTATAGCGCTCTCTTCGAAACAGGCTTGTGAATAACACAAAACTGTTACTAAGAAATTACAGGCGCGGGATGGAGCAGCCTGGTAGCTCGTCGGGCTCATAACCCGAAGGTCGTCGGTTCAAATCCGGCTCCCGCAACCAATTCTCTTCGTTAGATTTGGTGCTGTAAAACTCTAACTTAAGAGATTAAATTAAGTAGTCGATAGACTTTAAATATACAGGCGCGGGATGGAGCAGCCTGGTAGCTCGTCGGGCTCATAACCCGAAGGTCGTCGGTTCAAATCCGGCTCCCGCAACCAATTTTCTTTAGAGGATTGGAAGCCAAGTTGTAATGTAAGCAACTATAAATAAATCTGCAATTTCAGGCGCGGGATGGAGCAGTCTGGTAGCTCGTCGGGCTCATAACCCGAAGGTCGTCGGTTCAAATCCGGCTCCCGCAACCACTGAAATAAATTGTAAGAATGAATCGACACTCTATACGAGTGTTTTTTTATGCCTAAAATTCAGTGAAATGGATAGCTCGTCGGTCTCAGCTCTCCATTAGCCAGCAAAGGTCGTCTATTAAATTCCGGCTTCCGCAACCACTGAAATAACATGTTTTATTAAATCGACACGCTAAAGCGTGTTTTTTTATACCTGAAATTCAGTGAAGTAAATAGCTCGTCGGTCTCAACTCTCCATTAGCCAGCAAAGGTCGTCTATTAAATTCCGGCTCCCACAACCACTGAAATAATATGTTTTATTAAATCGACACGCTAAAGCGTGTTTTTTTATGCCTGAAATTCAGTGAAGTAAATAGCTCGTCGGTCTCAGCTCTTCATTAGCCAGCAAAGGTCGTCGGTTCGCTCCTTACAAACTCTGGCTCCCGCAACCACTGAAATAAACAGTTATAGTAAAGCAACACGCCTAAAGCGTGTTTTTTTATGCCTAAAATTCATATTCCCTCACGCTATTTTTAACACGTATACCTGCTGTTCTTTTCTAATTCTACTTTTTGAAAGTGTTATTGCTGAATATTTAGTATGCTATGCACTAAACTCTTTAAAACTTTTTGTAATCAAAATTATGACTGAACTTTATCACTGGTTTGATTTAATAGGTGTGGCGGTATTTGCTATCTCAGGCACCTTGGTAGCCTATGAAAAGAAAATGGATGGCTTTGGTGTAGTTGTACTTGCAACTGTTACGGCTATTGGCGGCGGTACCGTTCGCGATGTGATACTCGACCAGCCCGTATTTTGGTTACACGACCAAAGCTACTTCTACGCTATTTTGGTGGCGGTTCTGGTTACTACACGACTGATCAATAAGCAAAAATCCATTCCATACTATGTATTGCAAACTGCTGACGCGTTTGGCTTAGCCTTTTTTGCGGTCATGGGAGCGCAAAAAGCGCAATTGGCTGGTATGCCAGATATGACGGTTGTGATTATGGCTGTAATAACCCCCTGTTTTGGTGGGCTTATTCGCGACGTGCTTGCCCGCGATATTCCAATGCTGCTTAAAGGTGAGCTGTATGCTATTACCTGTATTGCTGGTGGCATTGTCTATACATTAAGTATCAACCTATCGTTAACGGTGGAAGTGGCAATGATTCTGAGTATGCTAATGACCTTATTGCTACGTTTTTCGGCGATTAAATGGAAGATTATATTACATGTTTTTAAATATCCTGACTAAACTGTGTAAATACAGCTGTTAACTAGGGCCTGTTGACCTTTGCGGATTAAAGTTTGTTCAAACTAGGGGCGATTTAATCGCAGCGCGAGGTTTGTAACCTAGTGGGCTAAGTAAAAACCGAGCAACAAAGAGTTAATTGTCCCTAGGCAGAACCCTTCGGGCAGCGCCTGTTTGGCATTGATGCTGCGTTATCGCCTATTTATGGGGAGTAACCACACGACATAGGCTCTGCCTTGCCTAAATACCAAACAGACTGCTGCAAATTTAACCTTGAAAGGTCAGCAGACCCTAGGATAAGGAATGTCGTTAGCCCGTATATTTTCTCGCGCGCAGGTGGGGATCAACGCCCCTGAGGTGATGGTTGAAGTGCATTTAGGGAATGGTTTACCCGCCTTTCATATCGTCGGCTTACCTGAGGCGTCGGTTAAAGAGGCCAAGGATAGAGTACGTAGTGCTCTAGAAAACTCGCAATTTGGATTTCCCGATCAACGTATTACCGTTAATTTAGCGCCTGCCGATCTTCCTAAAGATGGTGGGCGATTTGACCTTGCGATTGCGGTAGGTATTTTGGTCGCATCGGGGCAAATAGTCTGCCCTGATATTCATAAGTATGAATTTTACGGTGAGCTTGCACTTAATGGTGAAATACGTGCTGTAAATGCCATTTTGCCTTCAGTGCTTGGTGCTAAAGAGCAAAATCGTTGCTGTTTTCTGCCTCTTGAAAACGACAGTTTGGCCAGCCTTGTCAGTGGTGTAAAACGAAAAGCCGTCAGTTCTATTCAAGAGGTATGGGGAGACTTGCTCAATCAACAACCTTTACCGCTTAACATTGCCTACCCTGATTGCACCCAAGCGCCAGATTTTTTACTCGATTTAAGCGATGTAAAAGGCCAACCTGGTGCTAAACGTGTATTAGAAATTGCCGCTGCTGGTGGGCATAATTTACTATTTTTAGGTCCACCAGGGACCGGAAAATCAATGCTTGCACAACGAATGGCCACAATAATGCCAACCATGTCTGATGATGAAGC
This genomic window contains:
- a CDS encoding trimeric intracellular cation channel family protein — protein: MTELYHWFDLIGVAVFAISGTLVAYEKKMDGFGVVVLATVTAIGGGTVRDVILDQPVFWLHDQSYFYAILVAVLVTTRLINKQKSIPYYVLQTADAFGLAFFAVMGAQKAQLAGMPDMTVVIMAVITPCFGGLIRDVLARDIPMLLKGELYAITCIAGGIVYTLSINLSLTVEVAMILSMLMTLLLRFSAIKWKIILHVFKYPD